In one window of Corynebacterium incognita DNA:
- a CDS encoding 3'-5' exonuclease yields the protein MNFDASRMLSFDLETTSANPLEARIVTSALVRIDGSQVDAKETLADPGVEIPEEAAKVHGITTEKARAEGRPHDEVLQETVAAIKQAWNEGLTLIVYNAPYDLTVLRHLTGDFTVTGPVFDPFVIDRAKDRYRKGSRTLSNVCAEYGVKLDNAHEATADAMAAARIAWVQVRNRFPELAQMDVGELMEFQATSFYDMQINLKKYLDGQGKDVTNLSTSWPMRG from the coding sequence ATGAATTTCGACGCCTCCCGCATGCTGTCTTTCGACCTGGAAACTACCTCTGCCAATCCGCTCGAAGCCCGAATCGTCACCTCGGCTCTCGTGCGTATCGACGGCTCGCAGGTCGACGCCAAGGAGACCCTCGCCGACCCCGGAGTAGAGATCCCCGAGGAAGCAGCGAAGGTACACGGCATCACCACGGAGAAAGCCCGCGCGGAGGGACGCCCGCACGACGAAGTCCTCCAGGAGACCGTCGCAGCCATCAAACAGGCTTGGAACGAGGGACTCACGCTCATCGTCTACAACGCACCGTATGACCTCACGGTTCTGCGCCACCTGACCGGAGACTTTACGGTGACGGGTCCGGTGTTCGACCCGTTCGTCATTGACCGCGCCAAGGATCGCTACCGCAAAGGCAGCCGCACCCTAAGCAATGTGTGCGCGGAATACGGCGTCAAGCTCGATAACGCCCACGAGGCAACCGCCGACGCCATGGCGGCCGCCCGCATTGCGTGGGTGCAGGTCCGCAACCGCTTCCCGGAACTGGCTCAGATGGACGTCGGCGAACTCATGGAATTCCAGGCCACCAGCTTCTACGATATGCAGATTAACCTCAAAAAATACCTCGATGGCCAGGGCAAGGATGTCACGAACCTGAGCACCTCGTGGCCAATGCGGGGATAG
- the mnmA gene encoding tRNA 2-thiouridine(34) synthase MnmA, with the protein MRVLVAMSGGVDSSVAAARAVEAGHDVVGVHLALHQDAQQTREKARGCCSLEDSADARRICDKLGIPFYVWDFSDRFKEEVIGDFVDSYARGETPNPCLRCNEKIKFRALLQKGMALGFDAVATGHYATLDDEGYMRRSKDENKDQSYVLGVISASELRHCYFPIGDTPKPQIREEAKAHGFSTASKPDSYDICFIPDGNTQAFLGKRIGLRPGMIVDQEGTALKEHDGAWNYTIGQRKGLDIKTPTVDGRPRYVTDINAETGTVTVGAREDLAVDTIVADRLKYLHPAMDGEFDCEVQVRAHGSVVQCTARVDRDNDRMELRLHEPLSGVARGQAAVLYLPSPDDLGDIVLGSGTICGTA; encoded by the coding sequence ATGCGCGTTCTAGTGGCGATGTCCGGTGGCGTTGACTCGTCCGTGGCAGCGGCGCGGGCGGTAGAAGCCGGCCATGACGTGGTGGGTGTGCACTTGGCGCTGCACCAAGACGCGCAGCAGACCCGCGAAAAGGCGCGTGGGTGCTGCTCGCTGGAGGACTCCGCGGACGCCCGCCGCATTTGCGACAAATTGGGCATCCCCTTCTACGTGTGGGACTTCTCCGACCGCTTTAAGGAAGAGGTCATCGGAGACTTCGTGGACTCCTACGCCCGGGGTGAGACCCCTAACCCGTGCTTGCGCTGCAACGAGAAGATCAAGTTCCGGGCGCTGTTGCAAAAGGGCATGGCCTTGGGCTTTGACGCGGTGGCCACCGGGCACTACGCCACCCTCGATGACGAGGGCTACATGCGCCGCAGCAAGGACGAGAATAAGGACCAGTCCTACGTGCTGGGTGTGATTTCGGCTTCAGAGCTGCGCCACTGTTATTTCCCTATCGGGGATACCCCGAAGCCGCAGATTCGCGAGGAGGCGAAAGCCCACGGCTTTTCCACGGCCAGCAAGCCGGATTCCTACGACATCTGCTTCATCCCAGACGGCAACACACAAGCTTTTCTGGGCAAGCGCATTGGGTTGCGCCCGGGAATGATCGTTGACCAGGAGGGCACAGCACTCAAAGAACACGACGGCGCGTGGAACTACACCATTGGTCAGCGCAAGGGCTTGGACATTAAGACCCCGACCGTGGACGGCCGCCCCCGGTACGTTACCGACATCAATGCGGAAACCGGAACCGTCACGGTGGGGGCGCGCGAGGACCTGGCGGTCGATACCATCGTGGCCGACCGGCTCAAGTACCTACACCCAGCAATGGACGGTGAGTTTGACTGTGAGGTTCAGGTGCGCGCCCATGGCTCCGTGGTCCAGTGCACCGCGCGCGTGGATCGGGACAATGACCGCATGGAGCTGCGTCTGCATGAGCCGCTGAGCGGCGTGGCCCGCGGGCAGGCGGCGGTGCTGTACCTGCCGAGCCCTGATGATCTCGGCGACATCGTGCTGGGCTCCGGCACCATCTGCGGGACGGCATAG
- a CDS encoding electron transfer flavoprotein subunit beta/FixA family protein produces the protein MPAIVALVKHVPDTWSEKALEADHTLDRESVDNVIDEINEYSVEQALRLRDDNPDAGYTVVALTMGPEKSDEALRKALAMGADAAVQVTDPALAGSDALGTAWALNNALNTIDDVQIVIMGNQSSDGSTGAVAGLLAEYRQLPAVTNVRTVALDGGALTATREDSRGTWELKANLPTIVSVTDKADKPRFPNFKGLMAAKKAEITVLDLAGIGVDPANVGLAAATTSVTAATARPERTAGERIEGVSPDEAAQQIADYLAAKNLI, from the coding sequence ATGCCCGCTATTGTGGCGCTGGTTAAGCACGTTCCTGATACGTGGAGTGAGAAAGCCCTGGAGGCCGACCACACCCTCGACCGGGAGTCCGTGGACAACGTAATCGATGAGATCAACGAGTACTCGGTGGAGCAGGCGCTGCGCCTGCGCGACGACAACCCGGACGCAGGGTACACCGTGGTTGCACTGACCATGGGGCCGGAGAAGTCCGATGAGGCGCTCCGTAAGGCGCTGGCCATGGGTGCGGACGCAGCGGTACAGGTCACCGACCCGGCGCTTGCTGGCTCAGATGCCCTGGGTACTGCCTGGGCGCTCAACAACGCGTTGAACACCATCGACGACGTGCAGATCGTCATCATGGGCAACCAGTCCTCCGACGGTTCGACCGGCGCCGTGGCTGGCTTGCTGGCTGAGTACCGCCAGCTGCCTGCGGTGACCAACGTGCGCACTGTGGCGTTGGACGGGGGAGCGCTGACCGCGACCCGCGAGGATTCTCGTGGCACCTGGGAGCTCAAGGCTAACCTTCCGACCATCGTCTCCGTGACCGACAAAGCGGACAAGCCGCGCTTCCCCAACTTCAAGGGCCTCATGGCTGCGAAGAAGGCTGAGATTACCGTTCTGGATCTGGCTGGCATTGGGGTCGACCCGGCGAACGTGGGCCTGGCCGCCGCGACGACGTCGGTGACGGCCGCTACCGCGCGCCCGGAACGCACCGCAGGCGAGCGCATCGAGGGCGTAAGCCCTGACGAAGCGGCACAGCAGATCGCAGATTACCTGGCAGCGAAGAACCTCATCTAA
- a CDS encoding cysteine desulfurase family protein: protein MAYFDHAATQPMRRSAVEAWVAASGALNSGAQYASGRHARSLLDDARETVAELLGCEPIEVIFTSSGTEADNIAVQGLYAAAAVAEAPGAGRVVTTRIEHSAVKEPVAALHAAGAHVDFLDVGRSGHVERFDALDAPAALATCMWANNETGAIQPITEIVERAQATGTPVHTDAVQVVGKQPVNFAELGVTTLAASAHKFGGPRGAGLLLAQRTPAPQPIMRGGGQERGIRPGTVDVASASALAAALRESLAESAEEAARVGVFRDQIREYMRNNIPGAVINTAEPALPGHLHVSFERTDGDSLILLLDQLGIEAATGSACNAGVNRLSHVLEAMGVEESLALGSLRFTLGPSTTQGDVDKLLTHLPEVIERARLVHG from the coding sequence ATGGCCTATTTCGATCATGCCGCTACTCAGCCCATGCGCCGCAGCGCCGTGGAGGCGTGGGTGGCGGCGTCGGGCGCGCTCAATTCCGGCGCGCAATATGCGTCGGGGCGCCACGCCCGCAGCCTGCTTGACGACGCCCGCGAGACCGTCGCGGAGCTCTTGGGGTGCGAACCCATCGAAGTCATCTTCACGTCGTCGGGCACGGAAGCCGACAACATCGCCGTTCAAGGCTTGTACGCTGCGGCCGCCGTGGCCGAGGCGCCGGGCGCAGGACGAGTAGTGACCACCCGTATTGAGCACTCGGCGGTCAAGGAGCCTGTTGCTGCACTCCATGCCGCGGGGGCCCACGTGGACTTTCTCGACGTGGGACGCTCCGGACACGTGGAACGGTTCGACGCGTTAGATGCCCCGGCGGCGCTGGCCACGTGCATGTGGGCGAACAACGAGACCGGCGCCATCCAACCCATCACGGAGATCGTTGAACGGGCCCAGGCCACGGGCACCCCGGTGCACACAGACGCGGTGCAGGTGGTGGGGAAGCAGCCGGTGAACTTCGCTGAGCTGGGTGTGACGACACTGGCGGCGAGCGCGCATAAATTTGGTGGTCCGCGCGGTGCCGGGCTCTTGCTGGCACAGCGCACTCCGGCGCCGCAACCCATCATGCGCGGGGGCGGACAGGAACGGGGGATCCGCCCGGGCACGGTGGACGTGGCGAGCGCCAGCGCGTTGGCGGCCGCGCTGCGGGAATCCCTGGCGGAATCCGCGGAGGAAGCCGCCCGAGTAGGTGTATTTCGGGACCAGATTCGCGAATACATGAGGAACAACATTCCGGGCGCGGTGATTAATACGGCGGAGCCGGCGCTGCCGGGGCACCTCCACGTGTCGTTCGAGCGCACCGACGGGGACAGTTTGATCCTGCTTCTGGACCAGTTGGGGATCGAGGCGGCGACGGGTTCGGCGTGCAACGCTGGGGTCAATCGGTTGTCACACGTACTCGAGGCGATGGGTGTGGAGGAGAGCCTGGCCCTGGGGTCGCTGCGTTTTACCCTCGGGCCTTCGACGACCCAGGGGGACGTCGACAAGCTCCTGACGCACCTCCCGGAGGTTATTGAGCGAGCGCGCTTGGTGCATGGCTAA
- a CDS encoding THUMP-like domain-containing protein, whose translation MSFTIDDIAYFQEQRGVITAAGTDLALTKATMLNDVAALRSSFGDRGRAVAELLLARRAGVGKIPAHWIADSDSAQQATPEPVARYRAEKLRAAGVTRAFDVTCSIGTEGHALGAAGLHYVGSDLDAVRVRMARANLGADALLLRADALVPAVRGLGDGDVVVADPARRAGGKRITDPAQLLPPLPALLEAWEGSECAIKCAPGIDYSEWGGLVSVVSVAGGVKETCLYSPGLGGAGRREAVVLGAGDPYVISDRDPEITEADSDRPLGTYLIDPDGAIVRAGLVRHYAAREGLWQLDPRIAYLTGDRIPEGTTGFRILDVVPMKKLRAAVSAWDAGSLEILVRGIDADPDTVRKKLKLKGATPRALVLTRIGRDGVGIICEARSS comes from the coding sequence ATGAGTTTCACCATCGACGACATCGCGTACTTCCAAGAGCAACGCGGCGTTATTACCGCCGCAGGCACGGACCTGGCGCTGACCAAGGCGACGATGCTTAACGACGTCGCGGCGCTGCGGTCTAGCTTCGGCGACCGCGGACGAGCGGTGGCGGAGTTGCTCCTTGCGCGTCGGGCAGGAGTGGGTAAAATCCCCGCACACTGGATTGCGGATTCCGATTCCGCGCAGCAGGCGACCCCGGAACCGGTAGCCCGCTACCGCGCGGAAAAGCTGCGTGCCGCGGGAGTGACCCGGGCCTTCGACGTCACGTGCTCCATCGGCACGGAGGGACATGCCCTCGGCGCCGCCGGGTTGCACTACGTTGGCTCGGACCTCGATGCCGTCCGAGTGCGAATGGCACGCGCCAACCTCGGGGCCGACGCACTTCTGCTGCGTGCCGACGCCCTGGTACCCGCGGTGCGAGGCCTCGGCGACGGCGACGTCGTGGTGGCGGACCCGGCGCGCCGAGCGGGAGGCAAGCGCATCACCGATCCGGCGCAGCTGCTCCCGCCGCTCCCGGCTCTTCTGGAAGCTTGGGAGGGCAGCGAGTGCGCAATCAAGTGCGCGCCGGGCATCGACTACTCCGAGTGGGGCGGCCTCGTCAGCGTGGTCAGTGTCGCGGGCGGGGTCAAGGAGACCTGTTTGTATAGCCCCGGCTTGGGCGGGGCGGGGCGTCGAGAAGCCGTGGTGTTGGGCGCAGGCGACCCCTACGTGATCAGTGACCGTGACCCAGAAATCACCGAGGCGGACTCGGACCGTCCGTTGGGCACATACCTCATCGACCCAGACGGCGCCATCGTGCGCGCCGGGTTGGTGCGGCACTACGCGGCGCGGGAGGGGCTGTGGCAGTTGGACCCTCGCATTGCTTACCTCACCGGTGATCGGATCCCCGAGGGGACGACCGGTTTTAGGATCCTCGACGTGGTGCCGATGAAGAAACTGCGTGCGGCCGTGTCCGCGTGGGATGCTGGGTCCCTGGAAATCTTGGTCCGCGGCATTGATGCCGATCCGGATACCGTGCGGAAGAAGCTCAAGCTGAAGGGGGCGACGCCACGGGCGCTCGTGCTGACCCGGATCGGACGCGATGGTGTCGGAATAATATGCGAGGCGAGAAGCAGCTAA
- a CDS encoding ArsR/SmtB family transcription factor, which produces MENSSYGNELESRLQALEERVAQLETSIPETASNPPLDSNAGEKFWAIEELASEDIPNGSVIFAGISRLPSGEEVSYQWQRTTDFLRTTEWDIHFARLAAISHPIRGKIAQRLLHGPMSIHKFVEEEIVSSIGAAYHHCGELEKAGWIIKEGKGIYRLAPARIIPLLTIIAATEGH; this is translated from the coding sequence ATGGAAAATTCCTCGTACGGAAATGAACTAGAGTCACGGCTGCAGGCTCTCGAGGAGCGCGTAGCGCAACTGGAAACGTCTATCCCTGAGACTGCTTCCAATCCCCCCTTAGACTCGAATGCCGGCGAAAAGTTTTGGGCAATCGAAGAGCTGGCATCGGAAGACATTCCGAACGGCTCTGTCATCTTTGCCGGAATATCACGCTTGCCCAGCGGCGAAGAAGTGAGCTACCAGTGGCAACGGACCACAGATTTTCTTCGCACTACTGAATGGGACATCCATTTCGCCCGGCTCGCCGCCATTAGCCATCCCATTAGAGGGAAAATCGCTCAGCGCCTTCTCCACGGCCCCATGTCGATTCACAAGTTCGTCGAGGAAGAAATCGTTAGCTCCATCGGAGCGGCTTATCACCACTGCGGAGAACTAGAAAAGGCTGGCTGGATTATCAAGGAAGGTAAAGGAATCTACCGCCTCGCTCCTGCGCGAATCATCCCGCTTCTCACCATCATCGCTGCTACAGAAGGACATTAA
- a CDS encoding spermidine synthase — MGRQRKSRGAQSDATRDIVGTYGISTGTAEVVADDYRPGAYVVHVNGVPSSHIVPGEPRALEFEYMRWMAAALERGITARPEWDAAALRVTHLGGGACTMARYLAAVWHGSRHTVVELDAKLGDLARRLFDIPRSPIVKIRAGEARAETEKFLPASRDIIIRDVFAGATTPQPLTTVEFFQAAHRSLAAGGIYIANCGDHSDLAGAKAEIAGMREVFAHVSCIADPPMLKGRRYGNIILIGSDAPLVEEGSAALAGLGKDLLGGAVPAHFKDESWTARLSGGASPRHDTPAPTAE; from the coding sequence GTGGGACGGCAGCGAAAAAGTCGCGGCGCGCAATCAGACGCGACCAGGGACATCGTGGGGACCTACGGCATCTCCACCGGCACCGCCGAGGTTGTGGCTGACGACTACCGCCCGGGCGCCTACGTGGTGCATGTCAACGGTGTGCCGAGCTCCCACATCGTCCCCGGGGAGCCGCGGGCCTTAGAATTTGAATACATGCGGTGGATGGCCGCGGCCCTCGAACGTGGCATCACCGCGCGGCCGGAGTGGGACGCGGCAGCCTTGCGCGTCACGCATCTTGGTGGCGGCGCCTGCACCATGGCGCGTTATCTAGCCGCTGTCTGGCACGGTTCGCGCCACACGGTAGTGGAGTTGGACGCCAAGCTCGGCGACTTAGCACGCCGCCTCTTCGATATCCCCCGCAGCCCCATCGTCAAGATTCGCGCCGGAGAAGCGCGCGCGGAAACGGAAAAGTTCCTGCCCGCTAGCCGGGACATCATCATCCGCGACGTCTTCGCCGGCGCCACTACGCCACAACCGCTCACCACCGTGGAGTTCTTCCAGGCAGCCCATCGCTCCCTAGCGGCGGGCGGCATCTACATCGCGAACTGTGGCGACCACTCGGACCTCGCGGGCGCCAAGGCGGAGATCGCGGGAATGCGAGAAGTCTTTGCCCATGTCTCTTGCATCGCTGACCCGCCCATGCTCAAGGGCCGTCGCTACGGCAACATCATCCTCATCGGTTCAGACGCACCCCTTGTCGAGGAAGGATCTGCTGCCCTGGCAGGCCTGGGCAAAGACCTACTCGGCGGTGCTGTGCCGGCACATTTCAAAGACGAGTCATGGACAGCGCGGTTGTCAGGCGGCGCTTCCCCGCGCCACGACACGCCCGCACCCACGGCGGAGTAG
- a CDS encoding NUDIX hydrolase, translated as MTSAIHRDLDAIDPNDSRGFNGARLSATVILVRDDRGKLEVWAQERVVTMRNYPGMTVFPGGGVDPRDFPPRSWDSGNLWTGPSVVSVARRMGVTKYKAHALVFAALREVFEESGTLLVVNDEGDLIRDAHMFHDYREQLETHAAAFSDLLHDNALRVNADLIRPWSRWVGTSSAGNRFDTFFFIAYAPPGQEPDGDSGETDDAGWFPPGLLLDGWRAGLVRLAAPTYAQLKRLARHNSVAGVMADADYSDMRPVIGDPVDDERYREYFTTTPTNRIGPKYDIGEPLRPDTPDTLS; from the coding sequence GTGACGAGTGCGATTCATCGGGACCTCGATGCGATCGACCCGAATGACTCGCGCGGCTTCAATGGAGCGCGGCTATCTGCCACGGTGATTTTGGTGCGCGACGACCGCGGGAAGCTAGAGGTGTGGGCCCAAGAACGCGTGGTAACCATGCGCAACTACCCAGGCATGACGGTGTTTCCCGGCGGCGGAGTGGACCCCCGTGATTTCCCACCCCGTTCTTGGGACTCGGGCAACCTCTGGACTGGACCTTCGGTTGTGTCCGTGGCTCGGCGCATGGGCGTGACCAAATACAAAGCGCATGCCCTCGTATTCGCGGCCTTGCGGGAGGTATTTGAAGAATCCGGCACCCTGCTCGTGGTCAATGACGAGGGCGATCTCATCCGCGACGCCCACATGTTTCACGACTACCGCGAACAGTTAGAAACCCACGCCGCGGCGTTTTCGGACCTGCTCCATGACAACGCGCTCCGCGTGAACGCCGACCTTATTCGCCCCTGGAGCCGGTGGGTAGGCACGTCGTCGGCAGGCAACCGGTTTGATACGTTCTTCTTCATCGCCTACGCCCCTCCGGGCCAGGAACCCGATGGCGATTCCGGGGAGACAGATGACGCCGGGTGGTTCCCACCGGGATTGTTGCTTGACGGGTGGCGGGCCGGGCTGGTTCGACTCGCGGCCCCGACGTATGCCCAGCTTAAGAGGCTGGCACGGCATAACAGCGTAGCCGGGGTGATGGCGGACGCAGACTACTCCGATATGCGGCCGGTGATTGGAGACCCAGTGGACGATGAACGTTACCGCGAGTACTTCACCACCACGCCCACCAACCGTATTGGGCCAAAATATGACATCGGGGAGCCACTTAGACCTGACACCCCTGACACCCTGAGCTAA
- a CDS encoding serine hydrolase domain-containing protein, giving the protein MNTTPTRLLAIVVTTLSVAGILFALGPRPISMAENQTGDKTLSNTILNNAKPGHHQISSFALFGDDVVFGGLGADADTEIEIGSITKTFTAELLRQQIEAGDISLDTRVGEILDVGDTAIADVTMKELATHTSGLPRVRVTLRSLTAGFSNVNPYAGETTHDIIHKASNSKLSKRGESNYSNLGFGLLGAVLAENAKVTYPELVQRQIFQPLNMNDTYVMEPGTVPETAPRGLSFNGKSADPWEMEGCAAAGAIRSTPRDMVKFAKHMLEITPPEYTWIAEEDGIFWHNGGTGGYSTMLLIDVAQQRAAFVAGDTPQDTEYLAKQLLEVKEQ; this is encoded by the coding sequence ATGAATACGACACCAACTCGGCTACTCGCGATAGTCGTGACCACCTTGTCCGTCGCGGGAATTCTTTTCGCTCTCGGCCCCCGGCCCATTTCGATGGCTGAAAACCAGACTGGAGATAAAACACTTTCGAACACGATCCTTAACAACGCCAAACCGGGCCATCACCAGATCAGCAGCTTCGCCCTTTTCGGCGATGACGTTGTTTTTGGTGGGCTAGGAGCGGACGCCGATACCGAAATTGAAATTGGCTCTATAACTAAAACGTTCACCGCGGAATTACTGCGCCAGCAGATTGAAGCCGGCGACATATCCCTAGATACCCGCGTGGGCGAGATCCTTGACGTAGGCGACACCGCAATTGCGGATGTCACTATGAAAGAACTCGCCACGCACACCTCAGGATTGCCTAGAGTAAGAGTAACTCTGCGAAGCCTCACTGCCGGTTTCAGCAATGTAAATCCTTACGCGGGCGAAACAACGCACGACATAATTCATAAGGCCAGCAACTCCAAACTCTCTAAGCGTGGCGAATCTAACTACTCCAACCTCGGCTTCGGCCTCTTGGGGGCTGTTCTCGCCGAAAACGCCAAAGTTACTTACCCGGAATTGGTACAACGACAAATTTTTCAACCGCTCAACATGAACGATACTTACGTTATGGAGCCCGGCACGGTTCCTGAAACCGCACCGCGAGGCTTGTCGTTCAATGGCAAATCAGCAGATCCCTGGGAAATGGAAGGCTGTGCCGCGGCGGGTGCTATTCGTTCAACTCCCCGGGACATGGTCAAGTTCGCAAAGCATATGCTCGAAATAACTCCGCCGGAATACACCTGGATCGCTGAAGAAGACGGTATCTTTTGGCATAACGGTGGCACCGGAGGCTACTCCACAATGTTGTTGATTGACGTTGCACAGCAGCGCGCAGCGTTTGTTGCCGGTGATACGCCGCAAGACACGGAATACCTCGCAAAACAACTCTTGGAGGTGAAGGAACAGTGA
- a CDS encoding electron transfer flavoprotein subunit alpha/FixB family protein, with the protein MSHAYVLVEHAAGQLSDTTAELITAARPLGAVSAVVVGAPGVAEKLAPELAQLGAAQVVDASAADYDQRLILPEVDALHGLGAANPAPMVIAASAAGNEIAGRLAARLASGALYDVTAINADRTAEHSIFGGKMTTTAQAAGTCPIFTVRPGAVVAEPVAAAGAVAAMPLPAATAKDVQVIGFTPAEVSDRPDLVSAKTVVAGGRGVGDAEGFANVVEPLADVLGAAVGITRDVADEGHYDAAHQIGQTGVTVSPDLYIGLGISGAIQHTAGMQTAGTIVVVNQDQDEPFFKIADLGVVGDLHEIAPALTREIQARRGQ; encoded by the coding sequence ATGTCTCACGCATACGTACTTGTTGAGCATGCCGCCGGCCAGCTGTCGGACACCACCGCTGAGCTCATCACCGCCGCCCGCCCGCTGGGTGCGGTCTCCGCCGTGGTGGTCGGCGCCCCCGGTGTTGCTGAGAAGCTTGCTCCGGAACTGGCGCAGCTGGGGGCGGCGCAGGTAGTGGACGCCTCCGCCGCGGACTACGACCAGCGCCTCATCCTGCCCGAGGTCGACGCCCTGCACGGTCTCGGTGCCGCCAACCCGGCCCCGATGGTCATTGCGGCGTCCGCGGCGGGCAACGAGATCGCCGGCCGTCTGGCAGCGCGCCTCGCCTCCGGAGCGTTGTACGACGTCACCGCCATTAACGCCGACCGCACCGCGGAGCACTCGATTTTCGGCGGCAAGATGACCACAACTGCGCAGGCTGCGGGAACCTGCCCAATCTTCACGGTGCGCCCGGGTGCTGTGGTGGCTGAGCCCGTGGCGGCCGCCGGCGCGGTAGCAGCGATGCCGCTGCCCGCAGCCACGGCAAAGGACGTCCAGGTCATTGGCTTTACCCCAGCCGAGGTCTCCGACCGCCCCGACCTGGTGTCTGCCAAGACCGTCGTGGCCGGTGGCCGCGGCGTGGGCGATGCTGAGGGCTTCGCCAACGTTGTGGAGCCACTCGCCGATGTGCTGGGCGCCGCGGTGGGTATCACCCGCGACGTGGCGGACGAGGGGCACTACGACGCCGCGCATCAGATCGGCCAAACCGGCGTTACTGTGTCCCCAGATCTGTACATCGGCCTGGGTATCTCTGGTGCCATCCAGCACACCGCAGGCATGCAGACCGCGGGCACCATTGTGGTAGTCAACCAGGACCAGGACGAGCCTTTCTTCAAGATCGCTGACCTCGGCGTCGTAGGCGACCTGCATGAGATCGCCCCAGCACTGACGCGGGAGATCCAGGCTCGCCGCGGCCAGTAG
- a CDS encoding glycoside hydrolase family 25 protein produces the protein MTSTRGLVAVLSALAISATATLGGGVAHAIPGTAAPSGVDVAAHQHPGGQAINWNKVRGDGQSFAFIKATEGSDFTNDHFSDDVRQAQAAGMKVGAYHYALPSDDPARQAQHFASKVEQLPAGSLPPVLDIEVSEGKSPQQLINWTRVFLSETERLTGQKPMVYTYRYFWTDHMGNTTQFSEYPLWLAAYQAKAPKPMGGWDEMAFWQRSDSGRVKGIAAPVDMNLFNGNAGQLASFSSGNLNNFGGVIDDLVLPGGALDALGADNTALIGAILALAATGAAAPAVIDAAEKAGLSGSGAQEILGQVKALDKAGKLPKADLKKMAVGDYNIGDLLILLDNAQHLDAAQKERAVGRGGGAPQKADASQVKAAAGAARGAGVSVPDFDAHQVARDVNALAATMRRFG, from the coding sequence ATGACTTCGACCCGAGGCCTTGTAGCAGTACTTTCCGCACTCGCCATCAGTGCCACCGCCACCCTCGGCGGTGGCGTCGCGCACGCCATCCCCGGAACCGCCGCCCCATCGGGCGTCGACGTTGCGGCGCACCAGCACCCCGGTGGTCAGGCAATCAACTGGAACAAGGTGCGCGGAGACGGTCAGTCCTTCGCCTTTATCAAGGCCACTGAGGGCTCCGACTTCACCAACGATCACTTCTCTGACGACGTCCGCCAGGCCCAGGCTGCCGGCATGAAGGTCGGTGCCTACCACTACGCCCTGCCTTCCGACGACCCCGCGCGCCAGGCACAGCACTTCGCCTCCAAGGTGGAGCAGCTGCCCGCGGGCTCTCTGCCACCCGTCTTGGACATCGAGGTTTCCGAAGGGAAGTCCCCGCAGCAGCTCATCAACTGGACCCGCGTTTTCTTGTCCGAAACTGAGCGGCTGACGGGACAGAAGCCGATGGTCTACACCTACCGTTACTTCTGGACCGACCACATGGGCAACACGACTCAGTTCTCCGAGTACCCGCTGTGGCTCGCGGCGTACCAGGCCAAGGCGCCGAAGCCCATGGGCGGTTGGGATGAGATGGCGTTCTGGCAGCGCTCGGACTCTGGTCGCGTCAAGGGCATCGCCGCCCCAGTGGACATGAACCTGTTCAACGGCAATGCCGGTCAGCTGGCGTCCTTTAGCTCCGGAAACCTCAACAACTTCGGCGGCGTCATCGATGACCTGGTCCTCCCCGGTGGGGCTCTCGACGCCCTCGGGGCCGACAACACCGCACTCATCGGCGCGATCCTCGCTCTGGCAGCCACCGGCGCCGCGGCGCCAGCGGTGATCGACGCTGCTGAGAAGGCAGGCCTGTCTGGCTCCGGTGCGCAGGAAATTCTGGGCCAGGTTAAGGCGCTCGACAAAGCCGGAAAGCTGCCGAAGGCAGATCTGAAGAAGATGGCGGTCGGGGATTACAACATCGGCGATCTGCTGATTTTGCTCGACAACGCCCAGCATCTCGACGCCGCACAGAAGGAGCGGGCGGTCGGCCGCGGTGGCGGTGCTCCCCAGAAGGCTGACGCGTCCCAGGTCAAGGCCGCCGCCGGGGCTGCGCGGGGCGCCGGCGTGAGCGTCCCGGACTTTGATGCCCACCAGGTGGCGCGTGATGTTAACGCCCTCGCCGCCACCATGCGTCGTTTCGGCTAA